The DNA segment TGAAAGCGCTAAAAATTATTAAAGAAAGTAGATATTTTAATATGATCCCATTAATTATTACTTTAATACCAATTTTGATGGGAATAATTAGCGGATTAAGAGTTAGACCAAACGATGAAATTAGTAGTGGTATTTTAGATATATTAAATCGAATGGGTATTTTTGAAAAACCTGAATTGAGAAATTTATGGATAAAAATAATAATTCATAATCTATCTTTATCTTTACTTGTTGGGATGCTAGGGCTTATTAGTGGTGGTATTTTCACTATCCTGTATCTATTTAGTTGGTGGTCTTTATGGATAGAAACAATTAAAATTAATTCAATTGCTAAATGTTTTTTTTTTATACCAGAGTCAATCGGTATTACAGTTGTTGTACTTTTCTCAATGTATATTGGTTTGAATTATCTTGTTTATAGAAGATACAGTAAATATCAAATTGCATTATTTTTAACAGGAATAGCATTAATTGCAATTGGGGGAGTGATAGAACAATATGAAATCATGGCTTTTATCAAGTAAAAAGATACATGCTTCATTTAAACAAATTTTTTTACTATTAATTTTTATCTTTATATCAATAGCTGTAACAGTGTTAGGCCAGTTTAAATCTTTTACAGGTAATAGCAAAGTGTTTTTCGAAAGCGGATTCATTATGCTTAGTATAGTATACTTTTTTAAATTTGTTTATTTGTATCCAATGTTAGTAATAATAAGGTTAATTAGAGTAAAAGAAAGACGTAATAATTTATTGGTTTCTAGTGTTGCAATTATTTTATTAGCATTTGTGCCATTAACGTTAGTATGGGCTATAATGTCATTATTTAATTTAATTTTGTTAAATATCTCATGGAGTATATTCTCTAATACATATATTTGGATGAATGCGATATTGCTTCCAATTACACTTTTCTACAGTTATTGGAAGTATACAGATTCTAATATTATTGATTCGTTATTAGATTCAATGATATTGTCTGGGTTAGCATTAATCATACCTTTAATTCATATTTGAAAAATGAAAATTATTTTATAGTTTTCTTCAATATTTCTTATGGTAGATGTTATAATTATAATAGATAAATGGAAAATTAACTATATGAGATATTAATCTGTAAGACTTAATTTAATAGATTGTGAGGAATATGTATGAATTTTAAAGATAAATTGTTAGAGCTTTTTAATGACGAAAATTATAAGCCTTCGAGAATTGAAAATATTTTAAAAATGCTTGATGTGGATTACAGTCAAAAAGGAATTGTTGAAGATCTACTAAAAGATTTGGAGAAAGATGGGACAATATATAAGACAAAAAATGAGAAATATGCTTTATCAGAAAGACTTGATATAATAAAAGGGAAAATAGATGCCACATCAAGGGGTTTTGCTTTTTTGATACCAGAAAATGAAAACATTAAGGATATATTTATTTCTAAAGACAATTTAAACAGTGCAATGCAGAATGATATTGTATTAGTTCGGGCGACAAAAAAAGTTGAAGGCAAAAAGTGGGAAGGCGAAGTCGTGAAAATACTCAAGAGGGCTAATGCTACCATTGTTGGTACCTTTGAGAAAAGTCGCAATTTTGGCTTTGTAATTCCCTATGATAGAAGTATTACGCAAGATGTATTTATTTCAAAATCTGATACCATGAATGCCGAAGATGGCATGAAGGTGGTAGTTAAGATAACTAAGTGGCCAGAAAAGAGGAGAAGTCCTGAAGGTAAAATAGTTGAGATTTTAGGCAAGAAAGATGATCCTGGAGTAGATGTACTATCAGTGATTCGTTCATACAACATACCTGAAGAATTTCCAAAGAAAGTCATAAAAGAGGCAGAAAACATACAAGAGAAAATATCAAGTGATGAGATATCAGGAAGGACAGATTTGCGCCACTTAAATATTGTCACGATAGACGGAGAAGATGCGAAAGATCTTGATGATGCTGTAGCAGTAGAGAAGCTTGATAGTGGTGACTATATACTTTATGTCAGCATTGCAGATGTCAGTCACTACGTTAAAGAGGGTTCGGAGCTTGATAAGGAAGCTTTAAATAGAGGTTGCAGCGTGTACTTTATAGATAGAGTCATACCAATGTTGCCGCACAGGTTGTCAAACGGGATCTGTAGCCTTAATCCGTCTGAGGACAGATTGACACTTACGGTAAAGATGAAGATAGACAGGAATGGTAATGTTGTAGATCACGATATATTTGAAAGCGTAATACGCAGCAAAGAAAGAATGACATATACTAATGTGCACAAAATTTTGGAGGAAAGTGACAAAGAATTAAAAGAAAGATATAAAGATTTAATAGAAGATTTTAATAATATGAAGGATTTGGCAAAGATTTTGTTAGAAAGAAGAAAAAGACGTGGCAGCGTAGACTTTGATTTTGAAGAAGCAAAAATAATTGTAGACGAGAAAGGGAAGCCGGTTGATATTGTAAAAGTCGAAAGAAATATAGCCCATAGGATTATTGAAGAATTTATGCTTGTTGCAAATGAGACAGTTGCAGAACACATGCACTGGATCAACGTGCCGTTTGTATACAGAGTTCATGAGCATCCGGACATGGAGAAGCTGATGGCATTTAATAAATTTATACACAATTTAGGTTATCACATAAAAGGGATTGGAGGAGATGAAATACATCCGAAAGCATTGCAGGAGCTTATAAAGCAAGTGAGGGGCAAAAATGAACAGAGAGTCGTGGAGACGCTTTTACTAAGGTCTTTAAAGAGGGCCAGATATAGTCCAGAGGATTTAGGACATTATGCTTTGGCGACACAGTATTATACACATTTTACATCGCCTATAAGGAGATATCCCGATCTTATAATCCATAGGATTATAAAAGAAAATATCCATGGTAAATTGAATGAGAAGCGGCAGGAACATTACAATAAAATATTAAATGACATTTCATTAAAAGCTTCGGAAAGGGAAAGAGCGGCTGATTCGGCGGAGAAGGAAATAGAAGATTTGAAGAAAGTAGAATACATGAAAGAGAGAATCGGGAATATCTATAAAGCTATAATCGCCAACGTTACGAATTACGGCTTTTTTGTAGAGTTAGACAACACAGTAGAAGGATTAGTCGATATTGACACTCTTGATGATGACTATTACCATTATGATGATGAAACATACACGTTAGTTGGCGAAAGAACTAATAGAAGATTTTCTATAGGAGATGTTGTATATGTAAAAGTAGTAGGTGCCAACGTGGATAGGAGGGAAATAGATTTTGTCTTGGCTTCACCAGAGGAAATCCGCAATATCGAAGGTGCTTGACATGTGAATTTAATGTGCTATAATAATTAAGCGCAGACCCATGTGCTGTGAGGGAACAATGTATTTTACAGAAAAGGTGTTTTTCTTATGAGTAGTGAAAATATAAAGGTGCTTGCACAAAACAAAAAAGCCAGTCACGACTTCTTTATAGATGAAGTTTATGAAGCGGGCATTGTGCTTTTTGGTACAGAAGTCAAATCTGTACGGATGGGCAAAGTGAATTTGAAGGACAGTTTTGCACGTATAGAAAACAATGAGGTTTTCCTATACAATATGCATATAAGCCCATACGAAAAAGGCAATATCTTCAACAAAGATCCGCTTAGAACGAGGAAATTGCTTCTTAACAGAAGAGAGATTAATAAACTGACTGGTTATGTTACTCAAAAAGGATATACATTAGTTCCTTTAAGAGTTTATCTTAAGCATGGGCTTGTAAAAGTGGAATTAGCAGTTGCCAGAGGCAAAAAATTGTATGATAAACGTGAAGATATGGCGAAAAGAGACGCTAAGAGGGAGATAGAAAGGCATTTTAAAGAAAGCCAGCATATATGATATACGGGGGTGTACTGGTTTCGACGGGGGTAGTTGAGGTAAAAGTAGCGAGCCGAGGTTCCATCTGCTCGTAAAACGGTGGACTTAAATATAAACGCAAACGATAATTTAGCTTACGCTGCTTAATTACAAGCAGCCGTTCAACCTTTGATTCCCACATCAAAGGATTGGGCGTCGATTTAGTGGGGAACTGATTTATCAAAGCTTTGAGATAAATCGGATTTTATGAAGCTACCAAAGCAGTTATCCTGTCACTGGGAGAGCTGCAGAGGGAATGTCAAAACAGTGACTGCGCTCGGAGAAGCTTTTACTGTGACACCTTCGGACCGGGGTTCGACTCCCCGCACCTCCACCATACATATTCGGGGATATAGCTCAGTTGGGAGAGCGCTACAATGGCATTGTAGAGGCCAGGGGTTCGAATCCCCTTATCTCCATATTTAAAAAAAGCCTTGAGAATGAGGCTTTTTATTATTTTTATTATCCTTATTGATTATCCTTATTGATTTGAAATTTAAACTAATATTATATAAAAAACTATTGAGGTAAAACCCCAATAGTTTTTTTATATGGTGATTATACGTAGAAAAGCATGTCGGCATATGTTGGAAGTGGCCAAATATCAGCGTCAACTAATGTTTCTAATTTGTCGCCTATTTCTCTAAGCTCTCCCATTTTTACAAATACTTCATCTCTATAATATTTAGCTAAAGCAAAAGAATCTCCTTCAATATTTGATGCATTGTTTAAAGCCTTTTCAAGATTGTCGGTTCTCCTCTTAAATTCGGCTGTCAATGAAGAAACTTCCTTCAATAAATCGGCTTGCGCCTCAATCGAAGCATCTAATCCAGTTTCTTTTACTGCATTTATGGAGTCTGCGACATTTTTAATGAATTTTAAGACCGCTGGAAGGATTTGCTTTTTAGCCATGTCAAGCATTGTCAAAGCTTCTATGTTTATAGTCTTTGAGTAGTTTTCAAGCATTATTTCATAGCGAGCTTCTAATTCTATCTTGCTTAATACGCCGTGTTTTTCCATGACCTTCACATTTTTGTCTTTTAAAAGGGCAGGAATAGCATCGACTGTTGAAGCTATATTTGGAAGCCCTCTTTTCTCAGCTTCTTTTACCCATTCTTCTGAATATCCGTTTCCGTTGAAGATAACTCTTTTATGATTTATTACGATCTCTTTTAATATTTTTTGGACTTCTTCATCAAAGTTATCAGCTTTTTCAAGTCTATCTGCAATTTCTGATAAAACTTCTGCCACAATCGTATTTAAGATGTAATTTGCAGTTGCTACTGATGATGAAGAACCTACCATTCTGAATTCGAATTTGTTTCCTGTAAATGCAAAAGGTGATGTTCTGTTTCTGTCAGTAGAATCTTTGTAAAGCGTAGGAAGCGTTGTTACGCCGATTTTTAATTCTCCACCTTGCTTTGAGTTTGTAGCACCGCCAGTTTCGCCTATTTGTTCCAAGATATCAGTTAATTGATCGCCTAAGAAGATCGAGATTATTGCTGGTGGAGCTTCATTTGCACCAAGCCTGTGATCATTTCCAGGTGTTGCACATGATACTCTTAATAAATCAGCGTATTCATCGATTGCCTTGATAACTGCGCACAGGAAAACCAAAAATTGTGCATTTTCATGCGGAGTCTTTCCAGGATCTAATAAGTTTAAACCATCATCTGTGCTCATTGACCAGTTATTGTGCTTTCCAGATCCGTTGACGCCGGCGAATGGCTTCTCGTGCAATAGGCATACCAAATCATTTCTCAAAGCCACTTTTTTCATTATATCCATTGTCAATTGATTGTGATCCGTTGCTATGTTTGTCGTATTGAAGATTGGCGCTAATTCATGTTGAGCAGGGGCAACTTCATTGTGTTCGGTTTTAGCTGATATTCCTAACTTCCAAAGCTCTTCATCAAGCTCTTTCATGAATTCGAAAACTCTTTCCCTGATGGTTCCGAAATAATGGTCTTCCATTTCCTGTCCTTTTGGTGGCTTTGCGCCAAATAATGTTCTACCTGTTAATATTAAGTCTTTGCGTTTTTCATACAATTTTTTGTCTATCAAGAAATACTCTTGTTCTGGACCAACAGTTGTTATGACTCTTTTTGAAGTGCTATTTCCGAATAATTTAAGAACTCTCAATGCTTCCTTTGACAATGCTTCCATAGAACGCAATAAAGGTGTCTTTAAATCCAATGCCTCGCCAGTGTATGAGCAAAATGCAGTTGGGATGTATAAGACATTATCTTTGACAAATGCAGGAGATGTGCAATCCCATGCTGTATAACCTCTGGCCTCAAATGTAGCCCTTAATCCGCCTGAAGGGAATGATGATGCATCAGGCTCACCTTTTATGAGTTCTTTGCCTGAAAATTCTGTGATGACTTTACCGTCTGGTGTAGGAGAGATAAAAGATTCATGTTTTTCTGCGGTGATACCTGTCAATGGTTGAAACCAATGTGTGAAGTGCGTTGCTCCTTTTTCAATGGCCCAGTCTTTCATAGCGTTTGCTACTACGTCTGCAACTTTTGGGTCAAGTGGCAAACCTTCGTCGATTGTCTTTCTTAAAGCATTGTATGTTTGCTTTGGCAGACGCTCTCTCATTACTGCGTCATTAAACACGTTGGCACCAAAAATATTTTTCAAAGAATTTTCTGACATAAAAAATCCCCTTTCATTTATTTTTTAGTAATAATGGAAAATATAAACAAAACAAGGACGCCATTAATACACTCAAAATATATTAATGAAACGCCCTTGTCTCATTTTTACCTATTAAATTTTTTCACAAATAATTAATTAAATATTATCACAAACTTCACGCAAATGCAAGTACTTCATTTTTAAAAAGTCGTGTGTTTTTCTTGGTTATATGAATGACTTGTTATATAATATGCATAAAGATGCCGAGGTTTACAAATTTTCTAAAAACAGCAAATGAATTATAGAGGTGATGTTATGAAGAAGTTTAAAGCTATAATTGTAGGACCTGGCAATATATTTAAAAAAGCATATTTACCATTCATATTTAATGTAGATATGATTAAAATAGTTGGTATTGTAGGCAGAGATGAAAAAAAGCTTTTAAAGTATAAAGAGAATTACAAAGTTAAGACATATGTTTCGACAGATGAAGCAATTGCTTTAGAGCCTGATTGTGCTTTTGTTCATGCTTCTACTGATAGCCATTATGAGATTGTAAAAAAACTTCTCACAAACAATATTCATGTTTATGTGGATAAACCATTGACAGATGATTATAAAAAGACTGAAGAACTTTATGATGTTGCGCTTAACAATTCACTTGTTTTAACTGTTGGTTTTAATAGAAGATATGCACCATTGTATATTAAAGCATTAGATCATTTTAGAGATAGAAAACCTGAATTGTACATTATGAAGAAAAATAGAAGTGGCGGTGTTGGAGATGATAGTAAATTCACCATTTACGATGACTTTATACACGTAGTTGATACACTGTGTCATCAAATTGGCGATGTTGAAAGCCTAAATATTTCACACGTAAAAGTAATAAAGGAAAATAATAGCTTAAAATATATAAACGTTGAAATTTCTTCGGATAATAAAGTCGCAATTGGTGTAATGCACAGAAACAGCGGCATAGATGAAGAAGTGCTGGAGTTGCATGGTCATGGAAGAAGTGTAATAATTGAAAATCTCGAAAAATTACGGGCGTTTGATGGGGAAACAGTATCTATTTATAGTCATCATTCTTGGGACAGCGTATCGTACATAAGAGGTTTTGAAAGTGCAGTAGATAGTTTTTTGTGTTCTATAAATTCTAAAGAAATAAATTATGATGAAATAAAACTTTCTTTAAAGACGCATCAATTGGTTGAAGATATTGTGAAAAAGATAAAATAAAAAGTTTATAAAATAAGTGCAAAAGAGTGAATTTAAAGGAGGAAAAATTGATTTTTTATAGAATATTATCTTAGGTGGTTTTATGAAGAGAATATTGAATATCATCATAGCAATTGTAGTCATACTTTACATAGGGAAGGTTGCAGTAAATACTATAAGCGGAAAAGATAAGACTATACCACTTAAACCGGGCAATTTATCTGAATCAATAGATACTTACGGTTACATAGTGGTTGATGAAATGGTCATAAATTCTCCGATTAATGGAGAAGTTAATATGTTAGTAAAGAATGGGACAAGAGTGCCGAAAGGCAAGGAAATAGCTGAAGTTGTATCGCCAAACTTTGATAAGTCGAAGTTGAATGAGCTGAATTCTGTAGATGAAAAGATTCAGAGCATTAAGGATGATAAAGACACAAATCCCTATGCAAAAGATATAGAAAGCATAAATGCTCAGATAGATGAATTAAATAAGGAATATCAGCAGGCAAAAGACAAAAGCGTTTTAAATAGTTTAAGAAAAAAAATAGATGATTTGACCAGCAAAAAAGAGCAGATAATCAAAAATGGTCCTTCGTCGATTAGAAATTTAGATGACCTTTATAGCCAAAAAAAACAATTAGAAAGCATTATTTCTAATGGCTTATACAAGATATATTCGCCTGAAGCAGGGGTCGTCAGCGATTATTTTGATGGATATGAAAAGATGTTTAATGTAAACAAATTGTTTAACATTACATCCAATGATATCAACGCGATACAAAAAGAACCAACAGAGATAAAAGGTGAAGTAAAGCAAAGTGAACCTATATTAAAATTAATAGACAAT comes from the Thermoanaerobacterium aotearoense genome and includes:
- the rnr gene encoding ribonuclease R — translated: MNFKDKLLELFNDENYKPSRIENILKMLDVDYSQKGIVEDLLKDLEKDGTIYKTKNEKYALSERLDIIKGKIDATSRGFAFLIPENENIKDIFISKDNLNSAMQNDIVLVRATKKVEGKKWEGEVVKILKRANATIVGTFEKSRNFGFVIPYDRSITQDVFISKSDTMNAEDGMKVVVKITKWPEKRRSPEGKIVEILGKKDDPGVDVLSVIRSYNIPEEFPKKVIKEAENIQEKISSDEISGRTDLRHLNIVTIDGEDAKDLDDAVAVEKLDSGDYILYVSIADVSHYVKEGSELDKEALNRGCSVYFIDRVIPMLPHRLSNGICSLNPSEDRLTLTVKMKIDRNGNVVDHDIFESVIRSKERMTYTNVHKILEESDKELKERYKDLIEDFNNMKDLAKILLERRKRRGSVDFDFEEAKIIVDEKGKPVDIVKVERNIAHRIIEEFMLVANETVAEHMHWINVPFVYRVHEHPDMEKLMAFNKFIHNLGYHIKGIGGDEIHPKALQELIKQVRGKNEQRVVETLLLRSLKRARYSPEDLGHYALATQYYTHFTSPIRRYPDLIIHRIIKENIHGKLNEKRQEHYNKILNDISLKASERERAADSAEKEIEDLKKVEYMKERIGNIYKAIIANVTNYGFFVELDNTVEGLVDIDTLDDDYYHYDDETYTLVGERTNRRFSIGDVVYVKVVGANVDRREIDFVLASPEEIRNIEGA
- the smpB gene encoding SsrA-binding protein SmpB, translated to MSSENIKVLAQNKKASHDFFIDEVYEAGIVLFGTEVKSVRMGKVNLKDSFARIENNEVFLYNMHISPYEKGNIFNKDPLRTRKLLLNRREINKLTGYVTQKGYTLVPLRVYLKHGLVKVELAVARGKKLYDKREDMAKRDAKREIERHFKESQHI
- a CDS encoding glutamine synthetase III is translated as MSENSLKNIFGANVFNDAVMRERLPKQTYNALRKTIDEGLPLDPKVADVVANAMKDWAIEKGATHFTHWFQPLTGITAEKHESFISPTPDGKVITEFSGKELIKGEPDASSFPSGGLRATFEARGYTAWDCTSPAFVKDNVLYIPTAFCSYTGEALDLKTPLLRSMEALSKEALRVLKLFGNSTSKRVITTVGPEQEYFLIDKKLYEKRKDLILTGRTLFGAKPPKGQEMEDHYFGTIRERVFEFMKELDEELWKLGISAKTEHNEVAPAQHELAPIFNTTNIATDHNQLTMDIMKKVALRNDLVCLLHEKPFAGVNGSGKHNNWSMSTDDGLNLLDPGKTPHENAQFLVFLCAVIKAIDEYADLLRVSCATPGNDHRLGANEAPPAIISIFLGDQLTDILEQIGETGGATNSKQGGELKIGVTTLPTLYKDSTDRNRTSPFAFTGNKFEFRMVGSSSSVATANYILNTIVAEVLSEIADRLEKADNFDEEVQKILKEIVINHKRVIFNGNGYSEEWVKEAEKRGLPNIASTVDAIPALLKDKNVKVMEKHGVLSKIELEARYEIMLENYSKTINIEALTMLDMAKKQILPAVLKFIKNVADSINAVKETGLDASIEAQADLLKEVSSLTAEFKRRTDNLEKALNNASNIEGDSFALAKYYRDEVFVKMGELREIGDKLETLVDADIWPLPTYADMLFYV
- a CDS encoding Gfo/Idh/MocA family protein, which produces MKKFKAIIVGPGNIFKKAYLPFIFNVDMIKIVGIVGRDEKKLLKYKENYKVKTYVSTDEAIALEPDCAFVHASTDSHYEIVKKLLTNNIHVYVDKPLTDDYKKTEELYDVALNNSLVLTVGFNRRYAPLYIKALDHFRDRKPELYIMKKNRSGGVGDDSKFTIYDDFIHVVDTLCHQIGDVESLNISHVKVIKENNSLKYINVEISSDNKVAIGVMHRNSGIDEEVLELHGHGRSVIIENLEKLRAFDGETVSIYSHHSWDSVSYIRGFESAVDSFLCSINSKEINYDEIKLSLKTHQLVEDIVKKIK
- a CDS encoding HlyD family efflux transporter periplasmic adaptor subunit, whose translation is MKRILNIIIAIVVILYIGKVAVNTISGKDKTIPLKPGNLSESIDTYGYIVVDEMVINSPINGEVNMLVKNGTRVPKGKEIAEVVSPNFDKSKLNELNSVDEKIQSIKDDKDTNPYAKDIESINAQIDELNKEYQQAKDKSVLNSLRKKIDDLTSKKEQIIKNGPSSIRNLDDLYSQKKQLESIISNGLYKIYSPEAGVVSDYFDGYEKMFNVNKLFNITSNDINAIQKEPTEIKGEVKQSEPILKLIDNYDWYVLSVLDKSQSQKLKEGNNIKVEIDNDDSQLLDGHIMKIYSISDNLFGVVIKMDDAYNDFYKKRKVKVNITVNNYEGFIVPNTAIVKVDGKYGVYKLNNGIPAFEEVDVKAQNSESAVVESTDGNLKMYDEILVYGKDYLKK